The following are encoded in a window of Castanea sativa cultivar Marrone di Chiusa Pesio chromosome 9, ASM4071231v1 genomic DNA:
- the LOC142610246 gene encoding patellin-6 codes for MEVSSSPISIQTTPLQDHPEALPKPYKKSFVTTLMEAATLRSHSFKEDTYFISNLKSSEKKALQELKDKLVASEASDSSMWGVPLLGGDDKADVILLKFLRARDFRVSDSLNMLLKCLAWRKEFGADNVVEEELGFKELEGVVAYMHGYDREGHPVCYNAYGVFKDKEMYERIFGDDEKLQKFLRWRVQVLERGINLLHFKPGGVNSIIQVTDLKDMPKRELRVASNHILSLFQDNYPEMVARKIFINVPWYFSVLYSMFSPFLTQRTKSKFVISKEGNVAETLYKFIRPEDVPIQYGGLSRPSDLQNGPPKPASEFTVKGGEKVNIQIEGIEAGATITWDIVVGGWDLEYSAEFVPSAEGSYTIAVEKPRKVAASEEAIHNSFTPHEPGKMVLSVDNTTSRRKKVAAYRYIVRKSTALVPATFNYAN; via the exons ATGGAAGTTTCCTCATCTCCAATCTCCATCCAAACCACCCCACTTCAAGACCACCCAGAGgctttaccaaagccttacaAAAAAAGCTTTGTCACAACTCTAATGGAAGCCGCAACACTTCGTTCTCATTCGTTCAAAGAAGATACATACTTCATCTCCAACCTCAAGTCCTCAGAGAAAAAAGCTCTCCAAGAACTCAAAGACAAGCTTGTAGCTTCTGAAGCCTCCGATTCGTCCATGTGGGGTGTACCTCTATTGGGTGGTGATGACAAAGCCGATGTGATACTGTTAAAGTTTCTGAGAGCTAGAGATTTCAGGGTCTCTGACTCACTCAACATGTTGCTCAAGTGCTTAGCTTGGAGGAAAGAGTTTGGAGCAGATAATGTGGTTGAAGAGGAACTTGGGTTTAAGGAACTTGAGGGTGTGGTGGCTTATATGCATGGTTATGATAGAGAAGGACACCCTGTGTGTTATAATGCTTATGGGGTTTTTAAAGACAAGGAAATGTATGAGAGGATCTTTGGTGATGATGAAAAGCTTCAGAAATTTTTGAGGTGGAGGGTTCAAGTGCTTGAGAGAGGGATTAATCTTCTGCATTTTAAGCCTGGTGGGGTTAACTCTATTATTCAGGTCACTGATCTCAAAGACATGCCCAAAAGAGAGCTCAGAGTCGCTTCTAATCACATTCTCTCTTTGTTCCAAGATAACTATCCTGAAATGGTGGCTCGTAAG ATTTTTATCAATGTTCCATGGTACTTCAGCGTGTTGTATTCGATGTTCAGTCCGTTTCTAACTCAGCGAACTAAGAGCAAGTTCGTGATCTCTAAGGAAGGAAATGTTGCTGAGACACTCTATAA GTTTATTAGGCCTGAGGACGTTCCTATTCAGTATGGTGGACTGAGTCGACCAAGTGATTTGCAGAATGGTCCTCCAAAACCGGCCTCCGAGTTCACTGTCAAAGGCGGAGAGAAAGTTAATATACAGATAGAGGGGATTGAG GCTGGTGCAACTATTACTTGGGACATAGTGGTTGGAGGCTGGGACTTAGAATACAGTGCTGAGTTTGTGCCCAGTGCAGAAGGTAGCTACACTATCGCTGTGGAGAAGCCTAGAAAGGTTGCTGCCTCTGAAGAAGCAATTCACAACTCATTCACACCACATGAACCTGGCAAAATGGTGCTCTCTGTGGATAACACAACCTCCAGGAGGAAAAAGGTTGCGGCTTATCGTTACATTGTGCGCAAATCCACCGCATTAGTACCCGCTACCTTCAATTATGCTAATTAA
- the LOC142611091 gene encoding putative protein phosphatase 2C 65, whose product MGACCTKDVIYGRAKEDDWDENEDQFDKGETQYGDGGARIRLEGHSSFISMYTQQGKKGTNQDAMTVWKDFTGDKERLFCGVFDGHGPLGHRVARTVRDNLPSKLTAAVEDSQHNRCKDIGADDEKDHDHNDHSDSSLDSKDSIGNENSQNLSFSSWESSFVKAFNETDEELGLDSSIDSYCSGTTAVTIVKEDEHLIIANLGDSRAVLGTRGDNDKLVPIQLTADHKPCVPSEAERIKSCEGRIFAADEEPDVYRVWMPECDCPGLAMSRAFGDFCIKDCGLISTPEVSYRKITSNDEFLVLATDGVWDALSNNEVIRIVGSAKRRSMAAKLLVAHAINGWKYKYPTSKVDDCAVICLFFKNQTTKPMSKNSKSNVNNPKFLDYRSTKCCGESPESVIVNDNRITVIDRIGSKKECSALDGGVSRVNTILKISRSLSFISRRKSSKRFDEVEAH is encoded by the exons ATGGGAGCTTGTTGTACTAAGGATGTCATTTATGGAAGGGCCAAGGAGGATGATTGGGATGAGAATGAAGATCAGTTTGATAAGGGTGAAACACAATATGGGGATGGTGGGGCTCGTATAAGGTTGGAAGGACATTCTAGCTTCATATCGATGTACACCCAGCAAGGAAAAAAAGGCACAAATCAAGATGCCATGACCGTTTGGAAG GATTTTACTGGTGATAAAGAAAGGCTATTCTGCGGTGTGTTCGATGGTCATGGTCCCTTGGGTCACAGAGTTGCACGAACGGTACGTGATAATTTACCCTCAAAGCTCACTGCAGCAGTAGAAGACTCGCAACATAATAGATGCAAAGACATTGGTGCTGATGATGAAAAAGACCATGATCATAATGATCACAGTGACAGCAGTCTGGATAGCAAAGATAGTATTGGCAATGAAAATAgtcaaaatctctctttttcttcatggGAATCAAGTTTTGTCAAAGCTTTCAATGAAACAGATGAAGAACTTGGTCTAGATTCCTCCATTGATAGCTATTGCAGTGGCACTACAGCTGTAACTATAGTTAAAGAG GATGAACACTTAATAATTGCCAACTTGGGGGATTCTCGAGCAGTTCTTGGCACTAGAGGAGACAATGATAAACTTGTTCCTATTCAACTCACAGCTGACCATAAACCGTGTGTTCCTT CTGAAGCAGAAAGAATCAAGAGTTGTGAAGGCAGAATTTTCGCAGCAGATGAGGAACCTGATGTTTATAGAGTATGGATGCCTGAATGTGATTGCCCTGGTCTGGCTATGTCAAGAGCTTTTGGAGATTTCTGCATCAAAGATTGTGGCCTCATCTCAACTCCAGAAGTTTCTTATAGGAAAATCACAAGCAATGATGAATTTTTAGTTCTAGCAACAGATGGG GTATGGGATGCATTGTCTAACAACGAAGTTATAAGAATAGTTGGTTCAGCAAAGAGGCGATCCATGGCAGCCAAATTGTTAGTAGCACATGCGATTAATGGCTGGAAATATAAATATCCTACTTCCAAGGTCGATGACTGTGCAGTCATATGCTTGTTCTTCAAAAACCAGACAACCAAGCCCATGTCTAAAAATAGTAAGAGTAATGTAAACAACCCAAAGTTTCTTGACTATAGGTCCACTAAATGTTGTGGGGAAAGCCCAGAATCTGTGATTGTGAATGACAACAGGATTACAGTGATAGACAGAATAGGGTCAAAGAAAGAGTGCAGTGCTCTTGATGGAGGAGTAAGTAGAGTAAATACGATATTGAAGATTTCTAGGTCTCTAAGCTTTATTAGTCGGAGGAAATCATCAAAGCGTTTTGATGAAGTTGAAGCTCATTAA